In Aquabacterium sp. OR-4, the following proteins share a genomic window:
- a CDS encoding fumarylacetoacetate hydrolase family protein: MPLVPLVPGGPLPGLPRPPWQLSGRVYGALLNHAPERVALGDAAHQPPYKAPPRAPVLQVKPRNTLAGDGAQVPVPPDVPALEVGASLAIVIGRTACRVAEADAASVIAGLTIAADLRVPHASHYRPAVRQRARDGFCPLGPRVVALADVGGLAAADALAVQVAIDGQPAFSGSTGERVRGIARLIADVTEFMTLEAGDVLMLGVAARAPQARVGQAVAVAIAGIGTLQLSLVAEAAAAERIA, from the coding sequence ATGCCCCTTGTTCCCCTGGTGCCCGGCGGGCCACTGCCGGGCTTGCCGCGGCCGCCTTGGCAGCTGTCGGGCCGCGTGTACGGCGCACTGTTGAACCACGCGCCCGAGCGGGTGGCGCTGGGCGATGCCGCACACCAGCCGCCCTACAAGGCGCCGCCGCGCGCGCCGGTGCTGCAGGTCAAACCGCGCAACACGCTGGCCGGTGATGGCGCGCAGGTGCCGGTGCCGCCCGATGTGCCCGCGCTGGAAGTGGGGGCCTCGCTGGCCATCGTGATCGGCCGCACCGCTTGCCGGGTGGCCGAGGCCGATGCGGCCAGCGTGATCGCCGGGCTCACCATCGCCGCTGATCTGCGCGTGCCGCACGCCAGCCACTACCGCCCGGCCGTGCGCCAGCGCGCTCGCGACGGCTTCTGCCCGCTGGGTCCGCGCGTGGTGGCGCTGGCGGACGTGGGTGGCCTGGCCGCGGCCGATGCGCTGGCCGTGCAGGTGGCCATCGACGGCCAGCCGGCCTTCAGCGGCAGCACCGGTGAGCGCGTGCGCGGCATCGCGCGGCTGATCGCCGATGTCACCGAGTTCATGACGCTGGAGGCCGGCGATGTGCTGATGCTGGGCGTGGCCGCCCGCGCGCCACAGGCCCGCGTGGGCCAGGCCGTGGCCGTGGCCATCGCGGGCATCGGCACGCTGCAGCTTTCTCTGGTGGCCGAAGCGGCTGCCGCTGAGCGCATTGCATGA
- a CDS encoding class II aldolase/adducin family protein, translated as MTAFVRPARYAEAEWQARVQLAACYRMFARLGWAELIYNHLSLRVPGEPDAFLINPFGLHYSEVTASNLVKVDVQGQILGHSDWPINPAGFTFHGAIHERVPDAHCVMHVHTTPTMAVCCLEEGLSWSNFYAAQLWGQVAYHDFEGITVHLDEGERILKSAGGKRVLLLRNHGPVVMGATLAQTFNLMWLVQRACEVQLATMSMGRARPIPVPVMETCVRDSLNFNPKFGAGEDVFAAMQRLVDRDDPGYRA; from the coding sequence ATGACTGCTTTTGTCCGCCCCGCCCGATACGCAGAAGCCGAATGGCAGGCCCGCGTGCAGCTCGCCGCCTGCTACCGCATGTTTGCCCGCCTGGGCTGGGCCGAGCTGATCTACAACCACCTGTCGCTGCGGGTGCCGGGCGAGCCGGATGCCTTCCTGATCAACCCCTTCGGCCTGCACTACAGCGAGGTGACCGCCAGCAACCTGGTGAAGGTGGATGTGCAGGGCCAGATCCTGGGCCACAGCGATTGGCCCATCAACCCGGCCGGCTTCACCTTCCACGGCGCCATCCACGAGCGCGTGCCCGATGCCCACTGCGTGATGCATGTGCACACCACACCCACCATGGCCGTGTGCTGCCTGGAAGAGGGCCTCTCCTGGAGCAACTTCTACGCCGCTCAGCTGTGGGGCCAGGTGGCGTACCACGACTTCGAGGGCATCACGGTGCACCTGGACGAAGGCGAGCGCATCCTGAAAAGCGCCGGCGGCAAGCGCGTGCTGCTGCTGCGCAACCACGGCCCGGTGGTGATGGGCGCCACGTTGGCGCAAACCTTCAATCTGATGTGGCTGGTGCAGCGCGCCTGCGAGGTGCAGCTGGCCACGATGAGCATGGGCCGCGCACGCCCCATCCCCGTGCCGGTGATGGAAACCTGCGTGCGCGACTCGCTGAACTTCAACCCCAAGTTCGGCGCCGGTGAGGACGTGTTCGCCGCGATGCAGCGGCTGGTCGACCGCGACGACCCCGGCTATCGGGCTTGA
- a CDS encoding carboxymuconolactone decarboxylase family protein — translation MDLDPKGLATRRAVLGDAYVDGALAKATPFSEPLQELVTRHAWGNTWQREGIDLRTRSIVTVAMLVALGRMHELKVHVRGALNNGVTKAELQEIFLHASVYCGFPAAVDAFRAAAEVIDAA, via the coding sequence ATGGATCTCGACCCGAAAGGCCTGGCCACCCGCCGTGCGGTGCTGGGCGATGCCTATGTGGATGGCGCGCTGGCCAAGGCCACGCCCTTCAGTGAACCGCTGCAGGAGCTGGTGACGCGCCATGCCTGGGGCAACACCTGGCAGCGTGAGGGCATCGACCTGCGCACGCGCAGCATCGTCACCGTGGCCATGCTGGTGGCGCTGGGCCGCATGCACGAGTTGAAGGTGCATGTGCGCGGCGCACTGAACAACGGCGTGACGAAGGCCGAGCTGCAGGAGATCTTTCTGCACGCCAGCGTGTACTGCGGCTTTCCGGCCGCGGTGGATGCCTTTCGCGCCGCGGCCGAGGTGATCGACGCGGCCTGA
- a CDS encoding 5-carboxymethyl-2-hydroxymuconate Delta-isomerase, with translation MPHLVICYTPNLEAETDLSALCRTMADAMLTVRDEAGQPVFPTGGTRVLAYPAAHFAVADGSGDFAFCYFNLRMGRGRSAATQQAAGQALTEAARAHLAPVLARRAVGLTLQIDEGAEVFDGKFGNLHDVFAKKTP, from the coding sequence ATGCCCCACCTCGTCATCTGCTACACGCCCAACCTCGAGGCCGAGACCGACCTGTCGGCCCTGTGCCGAACCATGGCCGACGCCATGCTCACGGTGCGTGATGAAGCCGGCCAGCCCGTCTTTCCCACCGGCGGCACGCGCGTGCTGGCCTACCCGGCTGCGCACTTTGCGGTGGCCGATGGCTCGGGCGACTTCGCGTTCTGCTACTTCAACCTGCGCATGGGGCGCGGGCGCAGCGCGGCCACGCAACAGGCCGCCGGCCAGGCGCTCACCGAGGCCGCGCGCGCCCACTTGGCCCCGGTGCTGGCACGCCGCGCCGTGGGCCTGACGCTGCAGATCGACGAGGGCGCCGAGGTCTTCGACGGCAAGTTCGGCAACCTGCACGACGTGTTCGCCAAGAAGACCCCCTGA
- a CDS encoding fumarylacetoacetate hydrolase family protein, whose product MSTVPVKTARVAYAGAIHSAQPHPQGLQLADGRVLAEGDVQWLPPFEVGTILALGLNYADHVKELSQELTLGGKDEPLVFLKGPGSLLGHRGHTRRPADAAFMHYECELAVVIGRLARNVKVADALAHVAGYTVCNDYAVRDYLENWYRPNLRVKNRDGGTVLGPWLMDASAVPDPQALALRTRVNGQITQQGSTAHMVHSVAELVAYLSSFMTLLPGDVILTGTPEGVVNVNAGDVVECEIDGIGTLTNTLVPDRAFGR is encoded by the coding sequence ATGAGCACCGTGCCGGTCAAGACCGCCCGGGTGGCCTACGCTGGCGCCATCCACAGCGCCCAGCCCCACCCGCAAGGCCTGCAGCTGGCCGACGGCCGCGTGCTGGCCGAGGGCGATGTGCAGTGGCTGCCGCCGTTCGAGGTGGGCACCATCCTCGCGCTGGGCCTGAACTATGCCGACCATGTGAAAGAGCTGAGCCAGGAGCTCACGCTGGGCGGCAAGGACGAACCGCTGGTGTTTCTCAAAGGCCCCGGCTCGCTGCTGGGCCACCGCGGCCACACCCGCCGCCCGGCCGACGCCGCCTTCATGCACTATGAATGCGAGCTGGCCGTGGTGATCGGCCGCCTGGCCAGGAACGTCAAGGTGGCCGATGCGCTGGCCCATGTGGCCGGCTACACCGTGTGCAACGACTACGCGGTGCGCGACTACCTTGAAAACTGGTACCGCCCCAACCTGCGCGTGAAAAACCGTGATGGCGGCACCGTGCTGGGCCCCTGGCTGATGGATGCCAGCGCCGTGCCCGACCCCCAGGCGCTGGCGCTGCGCACGCGTGTCAACGGCCAGATCACCCAGCAGGGCAGCACGGCCCACATGGTGCACAGCGTGGCCGAGCTGGTGGCCTACCTCAGCAGCTTCATGACCCTGCTGCCGGGCGATGTGATCCTGACCGGCACGCCCGAGGGCGTGGTGAACGTCAACGCCGGCGATGTGGTCGAGTGCGAGATCGACGGCATCGGCACGCTGACGAACACCCTGGTGCCCGACCGTGCTTTTGGCCGCTGA
- the hpaR gene encoding homoprotocatechuate degradation operon regulator HpaR, with the protein MSTFQHRNLPLLLLHARESVMAHFRPILNTHGVTEQQWRIVRALLQHGPLEPRQIGEACRLSSPSLAGVLARMEAMGLVSRERLPHDARRVLVSLTDTSRALADAMAPQIEAVYAAIEAHIGSEFTERFYATLDELIGMLGDLPAGDEAAD; encoded by the coding sequence ATGTCAACGTTCCAGCACCGCAACCTGCCGCTGCTGCTGCTGCATGCCCGCGAGAGCGTGATGGCGCACTTTCGGCCCATCCTGAACACGCACGGGGTGACCGAGCAGCAATGGCGCATCGTGCGCGCACTGCTCCAGCACGGCCCGCTGGAGCCGCGCCAGATCGGTGAGGCCTGCCGTCTGTCCAGCCCCAGCCTGGCCGGCGTGCTGGCGCGCATGGAGGCCATGGGCCTGGTGAGCCGCGAACGTCTGCCGCACGACGCCCGCCGCGTGCTGGTGAGCCTGACCGACACCAGCCGCGCGCTGGCCGATGCGATGGCGCCGCAGATCGAAGCCGTGTATGCCGCCATCGAGGCCCACATCGGCAGCGAGTTCACCGAGCGCTTCTATGCCACGCTGGATGAATTGATCGGCATGCTGGGCGACTTGCCGGCGGGGGATGAGGCTGCAGACTGA
- a CDS encoding carboxypeptidase regulatory-like domain-containing protein: MMSTWMRRWAKGLLAPMVLALAACSGGDDAAEPTTPGTPASLGTLSGKVLASADSAPVAEATVSVGTRSTRSAADGSYTLSEVPAAARAVLRVSAAGHVDALVPTVVTAGQTVTAHARLLREATAQSFESANAAVLAVAGSAARVELPAASLVNAATGAAVSGTVTATVTALDPARDPATMPGDYTVSDTQRIESFGAIKVNLRDAAGNKLNLKTGSTATIRIPLSTRSATPPASIPLYWFDETTGRWVQEGTATLAGSAPNQYYEGQVSHFSYWNADMPQDTIYVNGCVADTAGKRLADALVTTSGIDYSGTATSWSKTDGTFRVAMRKGGRAYLWADLVNSSNTVVVGPSQVDITLPDCLVIGSSTVAPQVVQPPANAQGDAGGSVYFSVVASGTRPLSYQWQRNGVNIAGATYEWLVLNNLSVADAGSYTVRVGNAAGTVTSTAATLTVAAALAPVIAVPPVATSVAQGNTASFSVTATGSGPLSYQWLLNEVDISGATAASYTTPATTAADNGARYAVRVSNAAGSVSSEPVPLTVTAPVAVAPSISVQPLDLSAQSGNAVVFSVVASGNPAPSYQWRRNGTAIAGATAASYTTPALALADSGARYSVLVSNSQGAVSSRDAVLTVSVSDTDAKLQLMRLLSLSFDFYEAASAPLLFISDSSASFVSAASVCSAGSISGQLNGGALPAAGSAVPATGTLSATASACETDGTVYNGSASVSYNLSSLEPTVGTATGTVTAMRLTDRSGSSVSRDITANGSATVTLSGSSNGGNSTQTVSIAPATSATLRNELSGLTASFAGGSVAALSETSSTSSLPTRTRLSYNDLRFAVAGVNYLASGFYEVSFSAQGGYAGGSGEVLLSSGGVAVGRLYANASGIFIEVNGISQPFKATRALAR; the protein is encoded by the coding sequence ATGATGTCGACTTGGATGCGCCGCTGGGCCAAGGGGCTGCTGGCCCCGATGGTGCTTGCGCTGGCCGCCTGCTCGGGCGGCGACGATGCCGCCGAGCCCACCACACCCGGCACGCCGGCCTCGCTGGGCACGCTCAGCGGCAAGGTGCTGGCCAGTGCCGACTCGGCCCCGGTGGCCGAGGCCACGGTGTCGGTGGGCACGCGCAGCACGCGCAGTGCCGCCGATGGCAGCTACACGCTCAGCGAGGTGCCGGCCGCCGCCCGCGCCGTGCTGCGCGTGAGCGCCGCCGGCCATGTGGATGCGCTGGTGCCCACCGTGGTGACGGCCGGCCAGACCGTGACCGCCCATGCGCGCCTGCTGCGCGAGGCCACGGCGCAAAGCTTCGAATCCGCCAATGCGGCGGTGCTGGCCGTGGCCGGCAGCGCCGCAAGGGTAGAGCTGCCCGCCGCCAGCCTGGTGAACGCCGCCACCGGCGCCGCGGTGAGCGGCACGGTGACAGCCACCGTCACGGCGCTTGATCCGGCCCGTGACCCGGCCACCATGCCGGGCGACTACACAGTCAGCGACACGCAGCGCATCGAGAGCTTCGGCGCCATCAAGGTGAACCTGCGCGACGCGGCGGGCAACAAGCTCAACCTCAAGACCGGCAGCACGGCCACCATCCGCATCCCGCTGTCCACGCGCTCGGCCACGCCGCCGGCCAGCATTCCGCTGTACTGGTTTGACGAGACCACCGGCCGCTGGGTGCAGGAAGGCACGGCCACGCTGGCCGGCAGCGCGCCCAACCAGTACTACGAAGGGCAGGTCAGCCACTTCAGCTACTGGAACGCCGACATGCCGCAGGACACGATCTACGTGAACGGCTGCGTGGCCGATACCGCCGGCAAGCGCCTGGCCGATGCGCTGGTCACCACCAGCGGCATCGACTACTCGGGCACCGCCACCAGCTGGAGCAAGACCGACGGCACGTTCCGCGTGGCCATGCGCAAGGGTGGCCGCGCCTACCTGTGGGCTGATCTGGTGAACAGCAGCAACACGGTGGTGGTGGGCCCCTCGCAGGTGGACATCACGCTGCCCGACTGCCTGGTGATCGGCAGCAGCACGGTGGCGCCGCAGGTGGTGCAGCCGCCGGCCAATGCACAGGGCGATGCCGGCGGCTCGGTGTACTTCAGCGTGGTGGCCAGCGGCACCCGGCCGCTGAGCTACCAGTGGCAGCGCAATGGCGTGAACATCGCCGGCGCCACCTATGAATGGCTGGTGCTCAACAACCTGAGCGTGGCCGATGCCGGCAGCTACACGGTGCGCGTGGGCAATGCCGCCGGCACGGTCACCAGCACCGCAGCCACGCTCACCGTGGCTGCCGCGCTGGCACCGGTCATCGCCGTGCCGCCCGTGGCCACCAGCGTGGCGCAAGGCAACACGGCCAGCTTCAGCGTCACGGCCACCGGCAGCGGCCCGCTGAGCTACCAATGGCTGCTCAACGAGGTCGACATCAGCGGCGCCACCGCGGCCAGCTACACCACGCCGGCCACCACCGCGGCCGACAACGGTGCGCGCTACGCCGTGCGCGTGAGCAATGCCGCGGGCAGCGTCAGCAGCGAACCGGTTCCGCTCACCGTGACGGCGCCCGTGGCCGTGGCGCCCAGCATCAGCGTGCAGCCGCTGGACCTGTCGGCCCAGTCGGGCAATGCGGTGGTCTTCAGCGTGGTGGCCAGCGGCAACCCGGCGCCCAGCTACCAGTGGCGGCGCAATGGCACGGCCATCGCCGGTGCCACGGCGGCCAGCTACACCACGCCCGCGCTGGCGCTGGCCGACAGCGGCGCCCGCTACAGCGTGCTGGTGAGCAACAGCCAGGGCGCGGTGAGCAGCCGCGACGCGGTGCTGACCGTGAGCGTCTCGGACACCGACGCCAAGCTGCAGCTGATGCGCCTGCTGAGCCTGAGCTTCGACTTCTACGAAGCGGCCAGCGCACCGCTGCTGTTCATCAGCGACAGCAGCGCCAGCTTCGTCAGCGCGGCCTCGGTGTGCTCGGCCGGCAGCATCAGCGGCCAGCTCAACGGTGGCGCACTGCCGGCCGCCGGCAGCGCCGTGCCCGCCACCGGAACGCTGTCCGCCACCGCCAGCGCCTGCGAGACCGACGGCACCGTGTACAACGGCAGCGCCTCGGTGAGCTACAACCTCAGCAGCCTGGAACCCACCGTGGGCACCGCCACCGGCACCGTGACGGCGATGCGCCTGACCGACCGCAGCGGCAGCAGCGTTTCCCGCGACATCACCGCCAACGGCTCGGCCACGGTCACGCTGAGCGGCAGCAGCAATGGCGGCAACAGCACGCAGACGGTCAGCATCGCCCCGGCCACCAGCGCCACGCTGCGCAACGAGCTGAGCGGCCTGACCGCCAGCTTTGCCGGCGGCAGCGTGGCCGCCCTCAGCGAGACCAGCAGCACCAGCAGCCTGCCCACGCGCACCCGCCTCAGCTACAACGATCTGCGCTTTGCGGTGGCCGGCGTCAACTACCTGGCCAGCGGCTTCTACGAGGTGAGCTTCAGCGCCCAGGGTGGCTATGCCGGCGGCTCGGGCGAGGTGCTGCTCAGCTCGGGCGGCGTGGCCGTGGGCCGGCTGTATGCCAATGCCTCCGGCATCTTCATCGAGGTCAACGGCATCAGCCAGCCGTTCAAGGCCACACGCGCTCTGGCTCGCTGA
- the hpaH gene encoding 2-oxo-hept-4-ene-1,7-dioate hydratase, with product MLDPSTITALARQLYQARKARTPVRQFSQQYPAMSLDDGYAIQREWVKLEIADGRSIKGRKIGLTSRAMQQASQIDEPDHAPLMDDMFFAAGGDIPISRFIAPRVEVELAFILGKPLEGPAVTLFDVLSATEYVSPAVEIIDARIEQFDRDTKQMRKVFDTISDFAANAGIVLGGRPVRPMDVDLRWVGALLHKNGVVEETGLAAGVLNHPANGVAWLANKIAPHGERLNAGDVVLAGSFTRPVAAVAGDSFHVDYGPLGSISFRFN from the coding sequence ATGCTCGACCCCAGCACCATCACCGCCCTCGCCCGCCAGCTCTACCAGGCGCGCAAGGCCCGCACCCCGGTGCGCCAATTCAGCCAGCAGTACCCGGCCATGAGCCTCGACGATGGTTATGCCATCCAGCGTGAATGGGTGAAGCTGGAGATCGCCGATGGCCGCAGCATCAAGGGCCGCAAGATCGGCCTGACCTCGCGCGCCATGCAGCAGGCCAGCCAGATCGACGAGCCCGACCACGCGCCGCTGATGGACGACATGTTCTTTGCCGCGGGTGGCGACATTCCCATCAGCCGCTTCATCGCGCCGCGTGTGGAGGTGGAGCTGGCCTTCATCCTGGGCAAGCCACTCGAAGGCCCGGCGGTAACGCTGTTCGATGTGCTGTCGGCCACCGAGTACGTGAGCCCGGCGGTGGAGATCATCGACGCGCGCATCGAGCAGTTCGACCGCGATACGAAGCAGATGCGCAAGGTGTTCGACACCATCAGCGACTTTGCCGCCAATGCCGGCATTGTGCTGGGTGGCCGCCCGGTGCGGCCGATGGATGTGGATCTGCGCTGGGTGGGCGCACTGCTGCACAAGAACGGCGTGGTCGAAGAAACCGGCCTGGCCGCCGGGGTGCTGAACCATCCGGCCAACGGCGTGGCCTGGCTGGCCAACAAGATCGCCCCGCACGGCGAGCGCCTGAACGCCGGTGACGTGGTGCTGGCCGGCAGCTTCACGCGGCCGGTGGCCGCGGTGGCCGGCGACAGCTTCCATGTCGACTACGGCCCGCTCGGCTCGATCTCCTTCCGCTTCAACTGA
- the hpaD gene encoding 3,4-dihydroxyphenylacetate 2,3-dioxygenase produces MGTLALAAKITHVPSMYLSELPGPRQGTRQDAIDGHREISRRCRELGVDTLVVFDTHWLVNANYHLNCAPHFKGTYTSNELPHFIANMAFESPGNAELGRVMAQVATEMGVETLAHHATTLAPEYGTLVPLRYMNADQHFKVISVSALCMSHYLHDSARLGWALRRAVEEHYSGSVAFLASGSLSHRFAQNGLAPEYAFKIWSPFLEQLDRRVLQMWGQAQWADFCTMLPEYAAKGHGEGFMHDTAMLLGALGWSAYDAPVEMITPYFGASGTGQLNAIFPVTPQDGRAIPKPQASAADGYTSIATRL; encoded by the coding sequence ATGGGCACGCTTGCACTCGCTGCCAAGATCACGCATGTGCCGTCGATGTACCTGAGCGAGCTGCCCGGCCCGCGCCAGGGCACGCGGCAGGACGCCATCGACGGCCACCGCGAGATCAGCCGCCGCTGCCGCGAGCTGGGCGTGGACACGCTGGTGGTGTTTGACACCCACTGGCTGGTCAATGCCAACTACCACCTCAACTGCGCGCCGCATTTCAAGGGCACCTACACCAGCAACGAGCTGCCGCACTTCATCGCCAACATGGCGTTTGAATCCCCCGGCAATGCCGAGCTGGGCCGCGTGATGGCCCAGGTGGCCACCGAGATGGGCGTGGAAACGCTGGCCCACCACGCCACCACGCTGGCGCCCGAGTACGGCACCCTGGTGCCGCTGCGCTACATGAACGCCGACCAGCACTTCAAGGTGATCAGCGTGTCGGCGCTGTGCATGTCGCACTACCTCCACGATTCGGCGCGCCTGGGCTGGGCGCTGCGCCGGGCGGTGGAAGAGCACTACAGCGGCAGCGTGGCGTTTCTGGCCAGCGGATCACTCAGCCACCGCTTTGCGCAGAACGGCCTGGCGCCCGAGTACGCGTTCAAGATCTGGAGCCCGTTTCTCGAGCAGCTGGACCGCCGCGTGCTGCAGATGTGGGGCCAGGCGCAGTGGGCCGACTTCTGCACCATGCTGCCAGAGTACGCGGCCAAGGGCCATGGCGAGGGCTTCATGCACGACACGGCCATGCTGCTGGGTGCCCTGGGCTGGAGCGCCTACGACGCGCCGGTGGAGATGATCACGCCCTACTTCGGCGCCTCGGGCACCGGGCAGCTCAACGCCATCTTTCCGGTCACGCCGCAGGATGGCCGGGCCATCCCCAAGCCGCAAGCCAGCGCCGCCGACGGCTACACCAGCATCGCCACGCGGCTTTGA
- the hpaE gene encoding 5-carboxymethyl-2-hydroxymuconate semialdehyde dehydrogenase, with protein sequence MRIQHLIDGRSVESARYFNTVNPATQEVLAEVAEGGAAEVHAAVAAAKAAFPAWAGRPAPERAALMRKLGELITQHVPEIARTETQDTGQTISQTARQLVPRAADNFHYFAEMCTRVDGHTYPTPTHLNYTLFHPVGVCALVSPWNVPFMTATWKVAPCLAFGNTAVLKMSELSPLSAARLGELALEAGIPKGVLNIVHGTGQATGEPLVAHPDVRAISFTGSTATGDRIVRAAGLKKFSMELGGKSPFVVFADADLARALDAAVFMIFSNNGERCTAGSRILVQRSIYQDFAQKFAERARRIPVGDPLADSTLIGPMISPAHLAKVRSYIDLGPREGATLLCGGLDRPSHAPALPAGMDKGNFVWPTVFADVDNRMRIAQEEIFGPVACLIPFDDEADAIRIANDIAYGLSSYVFTENLGRAHRVAAAIEAGMCFVNSQNVRDLRQPFGGTKASGTGREGGTWSYEVFLEPKNVALSLGSHHIPHWGV encoded by the coding sequence ATGCGCATCCAGCACCTGATCGATGGCCGCAGCGTCGAGAGCGCCCGCTACTTCAACACCGTGAACCCCGCCACCCAAGAGGTGCTGGCCGAGGTGGCCGAGGGTGGCGCGGCCGAGGTGCATGCCGCGGTGGCCGCGGCCAAGGCGGCCTTTCCGGCCTGGGCCGGCCGCCCGGCACCTGAGCGCGCCGCGCTGATGCGCAAGCTGGGCGAGCTGATCACGCAACACGTGCCCGAGATCGCCCGCACCGAAACGCAGGACACCGGGCAGACCATCAGCCAGACGGCCCGGCAACTGGTGCCGCGCGCGGCCGACAACTTTCACTACTTTGCCGAGATGTGCACCCGGGTGGACGGCCACACCTACCCCACGCCCACGCACCTGAACTACACGCTGTTCCACCCGGTGGGCGTGTGCGCGCTGGTCAGCCCGTGGAACGTGCCCTTCATGACCGCCACCTGGAAAGTGGCGCCCTGCCTGGCCTTTGGCAACACCGCGGTGCTGAAGATGAGCGAGTTGAGCCCGCTGAGCGCCGCGCGCCTGGGCGAGCTGGCGCTGGAGGCCGGCATTCCCAAGGGCGTGCTGAACATCGTGCACGGCACCGGCCAGGCCACCGGCGAGCCGCTGGTGGCCCACCCCGATGTGCGCGCCATCAGCTTCACCGGCTCCACCGCCACGGGCGATCGCATCGTGCGTGCTGCAGGCCTGAAGAAGTTCAGCATGGAGCTGGGTGGCAAGAGCCCGTTCGTGGTGTTTGCCGATGCCGACCTGGCGCGCGCGCTGGATGCCGCCGTGTTCATGATCTTCAGCAACAACGGCGAGCGCTGCACGGCGGGCAGCCGCATCCTGGTGCAGCGCTCGATCTACCAAGACTTTGCGCAGAAGTTTGCCGAGCGCGCCAGGCGCATACCCGTGGGCGACCCGCTGGCCGACAGCACCCTCATCGGCCCGATGATCAGCCCCGCCCACCTGGCCAAGGTGCGCAGCTACATCGATCTCGGCCCCAGGGAAGGCGCCACGCTGCTGTGCGGCGGGCTGGATCGGCCCAGCCATGCGCCCGCGCTGCCGGCCGGCATGGACAAGGGCAACTTCGTCTGGCCCACGGTGTTTGCCGATGTCGACAACCGCATGCGCATCGCGCAGGAAGAGATCTTCGGCCCGGTGGCCTGCCTGATCCCGTTCGACGACGAAGCCGATGCCATCCGCATCGCCAATGACATCGCCTACGGCCTGTCGAGCTATGTGTTCACCGAGAACCTGGGCCGCGCCCACCGCGTGGCGGCCGCCATCGAGGCTGGCATGTGCTTCGTCAACAGCCAGAACGTGCGCGATCTGCGCCAGCCCTTTGGCGGCACCAAGGCCAGCGGCACCGGGCGCGAAGGCGGCACCTGGAGCTACGAGGTGTTTCTCGAGCCCAAGAACGTGGCGCTGAGCCTGGGTTCGCACCACATCCCGCACTGGGGCGTCTGA